The following are encoded together in the Triticum dicoccoides isolate Atlit2015 ecotype Zavitan chromosome 6B, WEW_v2.0, whole genome shotgun sequence genome:
- the LOC119321458 gene encoding 60S ribosomal protein L28-1-like, producing MTTVPGSLVWELVKKNNCFLVKKFGNSNAKVRFSKEPNNLYNVHSYKFSSLANSKTVAVQPSAGEDKAIVLSTTKTKKQNTPAKLQHKTLMRKEFRKMAKSVKNQEMD from the exons ATGACTACCGTTCCAGGGTCTCTGGTCTGGGAGCTCGTGAAGAAGAACAACTGCTTCTTGGTAAAAAAGTTTGGCAATAGCAACGCCAAGGTGCGGTTCAGCAAGGAGCCCAACAACCTCTACAATGTCCACTCCTACAAGTTCTCGA GCTTGGCGAACAGCAAGACCGTGGCGGTCCAGCCATCAGCCGGAGAGGACAAGGCTATTGTCCTGTCCACGACAAAGACCAAGAAGCAGAACACCCCTGCCAAGCTCCAGCACAAGACTCTGATGCGCAAGGAGTTCCGCAAGATGGCCAAGTCTGTCAAGAATCAG GAAATGGACTGA